The Primulina huaijiensis isolate GDHJ02 chromosome 12, ASM1229523v2, whole genome shotgun sequence genome has a window encoding:
- the LOC140989330 gene encoding uncharacterized protein → MGFSSILIFVFAFVTLLYQISESATVVVTGSLDWKNPEVHVGDSVIFQNKYEYKLYIFQNQKAFGACNFTQATFLKQPNSTSYTWHTSRPGFFYFSYYNGSNKLCQQGQKLAVKVSLPPPQNHATSPELPPEMAAPPPSSGGVVASSPAFPWPFQPREATSPGPAPGSSMTAISPMGPEEGIPFINSNPAVPLPTGEVDSATIRPWSTSGDSRPKQVVRFCSFHRALNYIVLMLLIGLRK, encoded by the exons ATGGGATTTTCCTCCATTTTGATCTTCGTCTTCGCTTTTGTCACTCTACTGTATCAAATCTCAGAGTCTGCCACAGTAGTGGTAACTGGTAGTTTGGACTGGAAAAATCCAGAGGTTCATGTTGGAGACTCTGTCA TTTTTCAGAACAAATATGAGTACAAGCTCTACATTTTCCAGAACCAGAAAGCGTTTGGTGCCTGTAACTTTACCCAAGCTACATTCTTGAAGCAGCCCAATTCTACATCTTACACA TGGCACACCTCTCGCCCCGGCTTCTTCTACTTCTCCTACTACAATGGCTCAAACAAATTATGCCAACAAGGTCAAAAGTTGGCTGTGAAGGTCTCATTGCCACCACCTCAAAATCATGCCACCTCCCCTGAGCTGCCACCAGAAATGGCAGCTCCCCCGCCTAGTTCTGGTGGTGTTGTGGCATCGTCTCCAGCATTTCCTTGGCCATTTCAGCCCCGAGAGGCCACATCTCCGGGCCCTGCACCCGGTTCATCTATGACTGCCATTAGCCCAATGGGGCCAGAGGAAGGCATCCCATTTATCAACAGCAATCCTGCGGTGCCTCTGCCTACGGGTGAAGTTGACTCTGCTACTATTCGTCCTTGGTCTACATCTGGTGATTCACGACCTAAACAG GTTGTGAGATTTTGCAGCTTTCATCGAGCTTTGAATTACATAGTTCTGATGCTGCTGATAGGCTTGAGAAAATGA
- the LOC140989202 gene encoding uncharacterized protein isoform X3, whose amino-acid sequence MFLILIFMCAVIVWVQVNEEATSCWVYVAPGSRIYKIRVCTFMRLNISLEDSDVGRGKKSLLIPEQTQVLDAAVVNRCPHQSEIQSTVRAESEDVGCSLLGSVDSYGHLIVSKIDSGGCSSWLK is encoded by the exons ATgttcttaattttaatattcatgTGCGCGGTAATTGTTTGGGTTCAGGTGAACGAGGAAGCGACTTCTTGCTGGGTTTACGTTGCCCCAGGCTCACGAATATACAAAATCCGAGTATGCACCTTTATGCGCTTAAAT ATTTCATTGGAGGATTCAGATGTGGGTCGAGGAAAGAAAAGCCTTTTAATCCCTGAACAAACTCAG GTTTTAGATGCAGCAGTGGTCAACCGCTGCCCTCACCAGTCTGAAATTCAAAGTACAGTGCGTGCTGAATCAGAAG ATGTAGGTTGCTCATTACTGGGAAGTGTGGACTCCTATGGTCACCTTATTGTTTCTAAAATTGATTCTG GCGGCTGTAGCAGTTGGCTTAAATAA
- the LOC140990256 gene encoding protein BYPASS1-LIKE-like — MPATDFPESSSSLSSSFGFSILSIRRYQVHSMESPHEATAQETEFLAFQRQVAERFQDLAAADSDELLSIPWIRKLLDAFLCCQEEFRVIVFNNKVCLNRPPMDKYISEFFERSIKALDVCNALRDGIEQIKQWQKQLEIVLCALGNQRSIGEGQFRRAKKALIDLAIGMLDEKESNTAVAHRNRSFGRNNVQRERPFVHFRSLSWSVSRSWSAARQLQAISNNLVAPRTNEIASTNGLNVAVFTINYVLLLVMWALVAAIPCQDRGLQTHFVVPRQFIWAAPIISLHDRILEDSKKRDRRNACGLMKEIHDIEICTRHLNELIDSIQFPLTEEKEGELKQRVQELGLVYEAVKDGLDPLERQVREVFHRIVRSRTEGLDSIGRANTTT; from the coding sequence ATGCCGGCGACAGACTTTCCAGAGTCATCCTCGTCGTTATCTTCATCCTTTGGGTTTTCCATTTTAAGCATACGCCGTTATCAGGTCCACTCCATGGAGTCTCCACACGAAGCCACTGCTCAAGAAACCGAATTTCTAGCCTTCCAGAGACAAGTAGCCGAAAGATTCCAAGATTTAGCGGCAGCAGATTCCGATGAGCTGCTCTCGATCCCATGGATTCGAAAACTTTTAGACGCATTCCTCTGCTGTCAAGAGGAATTCAGAGTGATCGTCTTCAACAACAAGGTCTGTTTGAATAGGCCTCCAATGGACAAATACATTTCAGAGTTCTTTGAGAGGAGCATAAAGGCTTTGGATGTTTGTAATGCTCTCCGTGACGGGATTGAGCAGATCAAGCAGTGGCAGAAACAGCTGGAGATTGTTTTGTGTGCGCTAGGTAACCAAAGGAGCATTGGTGAAGGTCAGTTTCGCCGTGCGAAGAAGGCGCTAATTGATTTGGCGATTGGGATGCTTGATGAAAAAGAATCAAACACGGCTGTCGCACATAGAAACAGATCTTTTGGTCGCAATAATGTACAGAGGGAGAGGCCTTTTGTTCATTTCAGGTCACTCTCGTGGAGCGTTTCAAGGTCTTGGTCTGCTGCTAGGCAGCTCCAAGCAATTAGCAACAATTTGGTGGCTCCACGAACAAATGAGATTGCATCCACCAATGGACTAAATGTGGCAGTTTTCACTATCAACTATGTGCTTCTACTTGTGATGTGGGCGCTAGTGGCAGCAATCCCCTGTCAGGACCGTGGCCTTCAGACACATTTTGTTGTGCCAAGGCAGTTCATTTGGGCTGCTCCAATTATTTCCCTTCATGATAGAATCTTGGAGGATTCAAAGAAACGGGACAGAAGAAATGCTTGTGGGTTGATGAAGGAGATTCATGATATTGAGATATGCACCCGGCACCTGAATGAATTGATTGATTCAATTCAGTTCCCACTGACAGAGGAAAAGGAAGGAGAACTGAAGCAAAGGGTTCAAGAATTAGGATTAGTTTATGAAGCTGTAAAGGATGGACTGGATCCATTGGAACGCCAAGTTAGAGAAGTGTTCCATAGGATCGTACGAAGCAGGACCGAGGGCCTCGACTCAATCGGTCGAGCAAATACTACTACTTGA
- the LOC140989202 gene encoding uncharacterized protein isoform X1, which produces MFLILIFMCAVIVWVQVNEEATSCWVYVAPGSRIYKIRISLEDSDVGRGKKSLLIPEQTQVLDAAVVNRCPHQSEIQSTVRAESEDVGCSLLGSVDSYGHLIVSKIDSDGLAYSISPREIGVVEGSWSGLYFNSVSPSDFCLLYVFL; this is translated from the exons ATgttcttaattttaatattcatgTGCGCGGTAATTGTTTGGGTTCAGGTGAACGAGGAAGCGACTTCTTGCTGGGTTTACGTTGCCCCAGGCTCACGAATATACAAAATCCGA ATTTCATTGGAGGATTCAGATGTGGGTCGAGGAAAGAAAAGCCTTTTAATCCCTGAACAAACTCAG GTTTTAGATGCAGCAGTGGTCAACCGCTGCCCTCACCAGTCTGAAATTCAAAGTACAGTGCGTGCTGAATCAGAAG ATGTAGGTTGCTCATTACTGGGAAGTGTGGACTCCTATGGTCACCTTATTGTTTCTAAAATTGATTCTG ATGGGCTTGCATATTCAATATCTCCTCGGGAAATTGGTGTCGTGGAAGGAAGCTGGTCTGGTCTTTACTTTAATTCTGTTTCCCCTTCAGATTTTTGTTTGTTATACGTTTTTCTGTAA
- the LOC140990067 gene encoding uncharacterized protein: MGLELGLKLTGVADEFTSDFQISKDRAGPLFLSRETEAVFILSVHLNGYKRGDIKIDINEDGTLISVSGERQVKERVMVGWKVYKKDTETKAFKKAFKIPATVNLDKIKAKYNDDESTLTISIPKKVKGIQGIAVEEVKEVAKLNGFDGKEFTEKTKSSPSKQSKVPCVETETKKQELVNESTEDDARERIEPELHHAESLGTMQVKNEAQNENDQIQDEESERHTQEEEVQETEAGRGEEVQPKQRSKRCKTCTPIIAAGSAILLSFVAFVIHIIRSKNQTSKRKD; the protein is encoded by the exons ATGGGGCTGGAATTAGGGCTCAAACTTACTGGAGTTGCTGATGAATTCACCTCCGACTTTCAAATCTCTAAAGACCGTGCTGGTCCCCTGTTCTTGTCCCGAGAAACAGAAGCCGTGTTCATACTCAGTGTTCATCTCAACG gttACAAAAGAGGGGACATAAAGATTGACATAAATGAGGACGGGACTCTCATCTCAGTAAGCGGTGAAAGGCAGGTAAAAGAGAGAGTGATGGTGGGTTGGAAAGTGTATAAGAAGGATACTGAGACAAAGGCATTCAAGAAAGCTTTCAAAATTCCTGCTACTGTGAATTTGGACAAGATTAAAGCCAAATATAATGACGATGAATCAACTTTAACCATCTCCATCCCAAAGAAAGTGAAGGGAATTCAGGGGATAGCTGTTGAGGAAGTTAAAGAAGTAGCTAAGCTG AACGGCTTTGATGGGAAAGAATTTACCGAGAAAACAAAGAGTTCACCATCAAAACAAAGTAAAGTTCCATGTGTGGAAACTGAAACAAAGAAACAAGAATTGGTAAATGAGTCCACAGAGGATGATGCACGAGAAAGAATTGAGCCTGAACTTCATCATGCTGAATCTTTGGGTACAATGCAGGTGAAAAACGAAGCTCAAAATGAAAATGATCAAATTCAAGATGAAGAAAGTGAAAGACACACCCAAGAAGAAGAGGTGCAAGAAACCGAGGCTGGAAGAGGAGAGGAGGTACAGCCAAAACAGAGGAGTAAAAGGTGCAAAACGTGTACACCCATTATTGCAGCAGGATCGGCAATACTTCTGTCATTTGTAGCATTTGTTATCCATATTATCAGAAGTAAGAACCAAACTAGCAAGAGGAAAGATTGA
- the LOC140989202 gene encoding uncharacterized protein isoform X4, giving the protein MFTTKIFIFALYISEWDLQTKENGGCVHRIVGSVGDILYAVSTSSSGYIATGGVDLTVTVYDPRKWSAVARWLNCSKYEITGLAFSSVDPDHIYVQGVDYEVSTFVIDLP; this is encoded by the exons ATGTTTACGACCAAGATATTCATCTTCGCACTTTAC ATTAGTGAATGGGACTTGCAAACAAAAGAGAACGGAGGCTGTGTGCATAGAATAGTGGGATCCGTTGGGGATATATTATATGCAGTCAGTACATCTTCATCTGGTTATATTGCTACCGGTGGAGTGGATCTTACTGTGACTGTCTATGACCCTCGCAA ATGGTCAGCTGTGGCCAGGTGGCTGAACTGCTCAAAATACGAG ATTACTGGACTTGCTTTTTCATCAGTTGATCCTGATCATATATACGTGCAAGGAGTTGATTATGAGGTTAGTACTTTTGTGATAGATCTCCCATGA
- the LOC140989202 gene encoding uncharacterized protein isoform X2 yields the protein MFLILIFMCAVIVWVQVNEEATSCWVYVAPGSRIYKIRVCTFMRLNISLEDSDVGRGKKSLLIPEQTQVLDAAVVNRCPHQSEIQSTVRAESEDVGCSLLGSVDSYGHLIVSKIDSDGLAYSISPREIGVVEGSWRL from the exons ATgttcttaattttaatattcatgTGCGCGGTAATTGTTTGGGTTCAGGTGAACGAGGAAGCGACTTCTTGCTGGGTTTACGTTGCCCCAGGCTCACGAATATACAAAATCCGAGTATGCACCTTTATGCGCTTAAAT ATTTCATTGGAGGATTCAGATGTGGGTCGAGGAAAGAAAAGCCTTTTAATCCCTGAACAAACTCAG GTTTTAGATGCAGCAGTGGTCAACCGCTGCCCTCACCAGTCTGAAATTCAAAGTACAGTGCGTGCTGAATCAGAAG ATGTAGGTTGCTCATTACTGGGAAGTGTGGACTCCTATGGTCACCTTATTGTTTCTAAAATTGATTCTG ATGGGCTTGCATATTCAATATCTCCTCGGGAAATTGGTGTCGTGGAAGGAAGCTG GCGGCTGTAG